Within the Hevea brasiliensis isolate MT/VB/25A 57/8 chromosome 2, ASM3005281v1, whole genome shotgun sequence genome, the region ATCTAAATTTTCTTTTGGACATTAACTAAAAATAAATCactatttaaatttcatttattttaaaaaaataatttatatataaaaaaacatttttaataaattttttttatttaattataatattaaattaataatatttatttatttcatatatttataaatatatttacattttaataaaatttttaaaattaaaaataaaaaatttttctttaaaatatgaaagttattttttttaaataacttaatttttttaattaaaaaatattttttattaattattttttaaatatctcaaaatacttaaaaaaatataaaaaaaatatattttttatgaaataagcaaactttaatttatctttatttttcttcaCAGTTAAGTATCAAAACGAAGGGACAGCGTCTTAATTAGTCACGTTTTGCCGAAGCTGATCCAAGAAAAAGCAttttcaaaaaggaaaaaaagaataaagaaaaagaggaggAGGATCAAAGGATTAAGAAAAAGAAATCCTAGATTTCAGAGGTCAAATATCTGTAGAGGACACTGGACTTAAAGTTGTGATGGGCATCGACCCATGGTAGGGCAGAGCAATTTCAGAGCACTATTACCTTTGACAAAGAGATGCACCTGTTGGCCCATTAATTACAGTGCCATTTCTAGTGTCAGGGGTGGTGGGACACGTCATGGTGTGGCAGATGAGAAAGAGCTAAGCCGATAGCCGgaggagagaggaaatgaaaaaaaTGAAACAAGTGATTTGAtggattaattatttaaattaatcgtacttaatttttttatatattttttattaaataagtcAAAAGGgagaattaaatttttttgtttaaaataatattatattattataaactaataattaataataataaaatttataaataatttatttaattataatttatttaaaaacatTAATTTAACAACTAAGTTTGAATTAAAGTGAGAAAATCAGATTTTCTTCCTGCGATTGATTTTCTTCAGATAAAGCAAAACTAATAGATTAACACGAGTGATCTTATCCGCCAATTTTGTCTCACATTTTACTCATTGAATACGATTATGCGAAAGTAAAACGGGAGAGAGGCATGGCAGGCCAAGCAAAATAATTCTCTCCTCTCTTTCACGTCAGCAATACAGCGGGGACACTCACCGGCAGGAAAACGCGCCTGCAAACTTGCAATCCGCGTCACCAACGGAAGGACAACTTGCAATTTTTTCTTCTCTATCTAAACTTTTGCTTCCCCGACACCTGTCCACTCACGTTAAACACACACAAAACATGATATGAGAAATCAGTTGAACTACGGTCCACCACTTGCCTGTGTAGTGATCATTATTAATAACTCAGATTGTGAACTTAGCTCTACGTTAAATAACAGCTATCATTTTctcttataaaataaaataaatatattataatttttttatcatattttaaaggctaaattataaatataatcgtAATCTTTATCTATTCATTCAACTTATCTTTATTTTTGGGGTAGAATCATTCAACTTATCTTCATTGCAAGTAAATGAAGGACAATCTTATCCTAAATTAGGAACGAATATTTAGTCAAAATTCACTGATGAATGATGAGATAAAGAACCGACTAATTCGTGAGGTTAATGGTGATTGGCGGTGGGCATGAAGACTGCGGCCAAAAGCTGAAACCAGGTTAACAAGAAAAGACGGTTAGGATTGAACGTTTATAGCCAATAGATGGGAGGAAAGTAATAGCTGGATTGGGCAGACAGAAACCAATAAATTGATTTACAGACCAAACCATGGGCCCCCCTTGTTCTGCAAGAGCTACTATTGGACAAGATCTCATGAAATCCATGGATTTTATTTAACCTTTTCACTGCACATTACACAAAGGAAAGAGAAAGTCTATAAATTTTATGCGTCCCGCGAGAGTGACACATTAAGGAATCTCTGTCCACAAGTTGCAGTGAAAATCGCTTGTTTTCGTGAATTCTCCTCTCTGCTCTCTCCCTTTTCTTCCTTCGTTTCTATCCATTCTGCTTTTGCCGCCTTCGCCTTCGCCTTCTCCTTTTTAACGTAACAAGAGGAAGAAGAACAAAGTGGTCTCGATTCTAAAATGGtagatttcttcttctttctgggTATTATTTCGCAATTCAAaaggaaatttaatttaatggATTGGTATCTTAAAAACAGGTGGCGGTCGTAGATTCTAATGCTAATTCGAACGTGGGGCAGCTGAATTCTGGTGGAAATGAAACTACTATTTTAAATGGAACGATTTCAAGAACCAGTAGTGGCTTCTTCTCTCCAACAATGACGGAGGAGCCCTGCATTTCTTGTACCACTTTCAATATCCTGGCTCCAATCTACAAGCGGCTCGATCACCAGGTGGAAACACTCAcatattcattaatttaattcgaGTTCCTTTATTTATCATGATATTCAATtttgctgatttttttttttttttaatgtggcTGTGAAATAGAACCAAAACATCCGTGAAAGCGATTTCAGGGCATTCTGGTTCACCAGGAATCAGAGGATTTTGAATTGGTTACTCTTCGAAAGGTCTTCCATTATATGTCTCCAGGTGGTTAAATTTTCCCTATATATTTCTCAAACGCAATAGATCTGACCTTCAAAGAGGAAGTTTGATGGGTCGTGGCTTTGAAATGATGGTGACTGATTTCTTCTTCtggaaatttggattttgtttgtAGGAATTCTGGGTCGGCAGTGAAGAACTCGTGCATGTGTATCAGGAGAGGCTTGGTGTTGCAGGCTATATAACCTTCCAGCTTGCCCGGACCAACAACCGAGGAGACGGTATATGTTCTTTCATTCCTTGGCTTCCATTTTCAATTTTTAGCCCCTGATCTGGCAACCTGTTTTTGGCCCATTTTCGTCGAATTTAAAGAGTtaaagctctaaaatatttttatctaATTTGGTGGATTTGTGTTAGCCGCTAGCAGACTTTACTATTCAGTAGCCCATGAGATTTATGGAAACATATTTTGGTTGCAACTTGAATTAACATTTTCCTTTTGCTCTTCATTTAATCATTTTACCTAAATTGAAAATACAGCTATATAAGTTTCTATTCCCTATTTCTATTGCTATATCAAGTTAAGCTTTTCAATTTCCTCTTGCTCTTATGCTTACAAATTTTGTTTCCTCTATATAGGCCTGCTAACTGCTGTGCATAAGGACTACTTCAGGGTTCTAAATTATCAAGAGTTGCTCTTCAATGACTTTGGAGACCGTGTTGCTCAGCTACTGCATGTTCAGTCAGCTGTGCCCCTTGTGCAAAACCAAAATGGCGATACTCAACAAGAATTTCTTGTTGTGAATACTCATCTTTTGTTTCCTCATGATTCTAGTCTATCTATTGTGAGATTGCATCAGGTATATAAAAATCTAGCCATTCATCATCTTCTTATAATTTCTGtacttaatttcctaccttgaaTTCCCTTGGGTATGTTTCCATCAATATTTACCTCAAGGTTCATATTGGTCTTTCACAGGTTTGCAAAATACTACAGTATGTGGAAACATATCAGAAAGAAAACAAACTAAGCCATATGCCTATCATTCTCTGTGGGTATGCTTCTTGTCTTGCTTGCTTGAAGTAGATGATTTTTTTGCGTAACATTTGGAAATGAACGTCCCCATTTTTGAACTTCTTTGTTTTCTGCGTTCAGGGATTGGAATGGAAGCAAGCGTGGGCACGTGTACAAATTCCTTAGGTCCCAGGGATTTGTTTCATCATATGATATTGCTCATCAATATACCGACAGTGATGCAGATGCTCACAAGGTCAGTTTCTCTTATTCCAATTTGAATGTCTAGATGGCAACAATCTTCTTATGCATATTACTAAAAGGAAATGTGTTTTTATGTACCTTCCTGCATGCAACAGTGGGTTAGCCACAGAAATCATAGAGGTAACATTTGTGGTGTTGATTTCATATGGCTTCGTAATCCCATCAAATCGGGGAAGCTGCTGAAGACAAGTTGGGCTGAAGCAGTGTTTGGAATAATAAAGGTGAGTCGAATAATCTCTTCAATCATTCTTAGTATTCTACTCATGCGGTTCTATACTGTTTTTTATTTTTCGGTTTTGTAGTTTATAAGTTCTACCTTCTGGCTTCGCCATTTTTGCATTCCAAGCCAGAGAAGTTATAGATTTGTAATTAATATTCTAAGGAGGAGAAACCTTTTCAGTTCACAGACCATTTCTAAGAAAATTGATTTAGTTTTGAACTCTAGGAGGAAGTAGTTAACACCTTAATAGGCTTTACAGAAGGATGCATGGCAAACTTCTCAGCTGCCCCTCTTGGTGGGAATTGTTAAATGAACCTGCCTCAGACTGTagattataagttaaaaaaaactcGTTTATTCATATAAGTTGAAAAAACTCATTCCAACTGAGgcagtttaaatccatttctggGGACTTGCCGAGAAATGTATGTGATTATGTTTCTTTTGAAAGTACGCTTAACCATGTTAAGCTTTCTACTTCTAACGCTGTAATTTTGCTTGGTTTCAGTGTCAACTTCTGAAAGCTTCGCTGAATGAAAATGATGCATTTGCATTTTTTAAGGCTGATGAACCTGGTGATTATATAACATATTCAGCTTTCTGTGAAGGACTCCGCCAGGTACTTTAATATTAACTgctttatgatataaaatataagCCCCCAATGGTGCTGCTTTTACAAACTGCTCTTACACACATGCCACACTCCAAAATACACCCCCACACAACCCCCccacaaccccccccccccccccccccccccctctcctcctctctcttttccatttttctttgCACCATTGTGTGGGAAAAGCTGGATCTGTTTACTTTAAAAGCAGGCTGCCAGAATGCATAGCCAACTGCAGCACTAAATGGTGCCATAAATTTAGCAGAAAGACTTACCATGTTGTAATCTGATACAGGTAAATTTGATTGGTCTCCCTTGTGGATTGAGTTTCCAGCAGATAAAAGATCTATGGATACTAGTAGACAATGATGGAAATGGCATCGTTGATTATGAAGAATTTAAGGTGTGTAGTACTTCCCTTATTCATGGTAACTGTCTTAAGAGTTTTTGTTGTTAATTTGCACTCCCTTATTTCATTTTATGATATTTTGGTACAAGCTTCTGGTATACTAGCAAATGTTGAGAAAGCTTAACAGGATTGTCCTTCAACTCTGTGTATCTACGTGTTTATTTTATACCTGTCCTTTGTCATGATGACCTGCACTAGAACTTGAAGTAACAAATAGTCAGACATATTGCCAATGTTAGCTTGGAATATCACTGTGTATAAATGTTCAAATAATGCGCCTTTTGAATAGAATTTAGAATATAGCCGGGTCCTCTCTTCCACATTGTGTCCGTCTTACATTCTCTTGTACTACTATTCTGCATGTATATGTTGTTTGATAACAGTGTGATTAAACTATTGCAGCAGAGGATATGGAACTCAGCATGTCAAGTGGAAGATTCTGCTGCAAGTACAGACACTGAGCCAGGCGTAGAAGAAGAAGCTATCGGCTTCACTGTAAAAAATGCATTTCTTTTCCCCCGTGAAGCAGAGAAAGGGATGTGGCCTGAAAATTATTCTCTCTCTGATCATGCTCCACTCACTGTTGTGTTTTCACCAGTAAGAATAATGCATAGCTCTCAGAAAATCTTATAATCAACAATGGCACACCCGTGGATCAAACTAGCACAAAATGACGTGTAGGGTAGAGTCCAGAGTTTGTAAATGACAAACAAATAACTGTGCATAGTTCATAGATATCCCTTGTTGGTTGTCTGTCTTGGTGGATTAAATTTTCCAAGTTTTGTAACTCGTTGCGCTCTAGGCTCAGCCAAATTTTTCAGGCCGAGGACTATGTATCTAAAATTTCAATTGTAATGTGAATTGTGAAATGCTTAAAGAAAAAGGTATTTTGCGACTGCAAGGATACAAAACATTGACCAGCATAATCTCATGCATACAATACAAGACCAATTCTTTAGGATCTTTCGAATGGAAAAGAATCGTTATTAATGATATTGATTTACAATAGGCTTTGGCTGGCTACAATTAATAAGTGCCCGTCTAGCTCAGTCGGTAGAGCGCAAGGCTCTTAACCTTGTGGTCGTGGGTTCGAGCCCCACGGTGGGCGTATTTTCCTCTTTTTAAGGGGTACTCAGGATCCTGTGTATCACTTCACTAGAAGTGAACGTAAAACCCTGTCCGTGATGGGGGACAAAATTGAATATCCACTGTTTAAATGAACAGCAAGcgaacttcttttttttttttttttttcttcagaaAGAAAGCAACTTGCTTGAGAGTTGCGAAATGCCAAAAATCTAGTAAAGTTGTATGCGGACTGGGGACCACAGAATATTCTGTAATCCATTGTTTTTCCAACAAGTAGTCACAAAAGTCTTCACTACTTCTCAGAGAAGTAGTGCTGCTCCACTGATGACTTAGCGTCCACTATCCAAGTCAATGTCTACTCTATTACTAAAAGCATTGTTCTTTCACTGGAAACTTCACCCTTCACCATAGCTAGCATTTCTCCTCtgttccacttcttcttctccgcTTCCTTTCCAATTAACAGATCTTTGCTTTCCTACTTTTCTGTTTCAGTAAAGAGGAATCATGTAAAATTCCTCTTCTGGTGAGTGAAATTTTTCTTAGCCTTCTCTTACTTGGTTCTTTCTTCCGCTAATTCTTTAACTtgttttcttttaaaaatatGGCAGGTCCAATGCAGTCTGCGCCACCTGGGTGGAGATTCCGCCCAACCGATTTTGAACTGCTTGACCATTATTTGAAGAACAAGAGGCTTGGTCATCTTACCCATTGCTTCGACATCCGAGAGTTTGAACTATGCGATTTTGTTCCTTCAGATCTTTTACCTGGTATTTATGCATGTTTTTAAACTCCAATCTATTTTCttatttgggttttttttttctcGCACAATTAATCTTAACGAAAATGTGTGGCTCTGTAGAATCCTCCAATGAAGAGTTCTATTTCTTTTGCCCTCCTGAGAATTACGTAGAAAAAAATGGACGGCACAAAACGCATAGGAAAGCGAGGTCTGGAATCTGGAGAGGCACAGGCAAGACTAACTCAGTTACATCTGAAGATAGTGATGAGGAAATTGGAACAAGAAAGATTTTTGTTTACTATGATCCGAAGCCAACTAAATGGGTCATGCACGAATATGCCTTCACTGCAAAGCTCGACGTGCCTTTTAAGGTAAAATGCCTAAATCATGTTTCAAAATGAGTTCACTTTAAGGATTTGTCTTCTCTTAGTAGATGCATGCGATCTACAATTATATTCATTTGGAAATTCACCTTATTGCTTGTTAGAACGTGGTGAAAAGTCTGAATTTTTATCGTCCTATTACTTGTAAGAAATTGCTAATGTAGATTTTTATGCAGCAAGTGGGCTTTTCCTGCACAGAAAAGGTATTAGAAACCATGAATTGACTTGAGTAGAAGAATTTATCTTATATTTCAGTGATTTTGTCCACGGGAGTCCTGTTAGCTCTATTTTTTGCTTGAAATTTTGTTGATGTAATAAATTCTCTGCAAATTTGATGCCACCACATCTTTTTGCTCTGTTATTTCCTAAATTTTGATGGCATAAATCTCTTGCAGCTTTTGTCAATCTGCTTTTgctgatttatgaagtatgatatGGCAATTTACCTAATGAGCTCATTGTTTTGTGCTTGTCCAGGGAGATTTCGTTCTTTGTAAATTACATATAAACAAGAagcaaaaagccaataagaagtCGGAGGAGATTGAACCAAATtccaagaagagaaaaagaaataaaaaatcagaGGATATGGTGCTTGGTTGCAAGAAAGGTAAATCAAGTAAGAAGGCAAGAATAGATTTATCAAATTGCAATAAGGCTTCAGCTTCTACTTTTGAAAAGCAAAATTTAGAGATAATGGCTAATTCAGCCTGTGGTGAAGATGAACCGCCCAATCATATGACTTCAGATTATGAAAGTCAGAGTCCAAATAAGATGGCTTCAACCTATGATATAGGTGAGTCATGTTATCGAAGTTGTCCTACTTTTGAATATGAAGACCTATATGATAtgtctgctttctcaacctccaacAGAGGTGAAGAAAGTTTCTCTATTGTTCAAAACCCATGTGGTATGTCTGCTATCGCAACCTACAACAAAGGTGAAGAATGTCTCTCAATGACTCAAACTCCTTATGGTGTAAATAATGTTTCAACCTGTAACAAAGTTGAAACAAGTTGTCCAATAGCTTCTGATTTGGAATATCAAAATCCAAATGAGATGACTGTTTTTTCATCAAATGAGAAATGTACACCAGGTTGCCAATGGGCTTCTGGTGTTGAAAATCAAAGTACATATGAGATAACTACTGTTTCAACATATGACAAAGATGAAACAAGTAGCCTCATGGATTTTCATTTTGAAAATCAAAACTGGTTCAAAATGACTTCTAACTCATCCTATGATAAAGGTAAACCAACTAACCTTTTGGATTTTGGAAGTCAAAATCCTAGCATGAATTGCAATATATCAGTCTCTGAAGAAGGTGAATGGAGTCACCTCAACAGAGTACCTTCTTAttttgaaaatcaaaatcaatataaGAATACTGATAATTCAATTCCCGGAAATTATTGGAGTCAAAATCCTAGCATGAATTCCGATATATCAGTCTCTGAAGAAGGTGAACGGATTCACCTCAACAGAGTACCATCTTATTTCGAGAATCAAAATCAGTATGAGAATACTGATAAGTCAATTCCTGGAAATTATTGGAGTCAATATCCTAGCATGAATTCCAATATATCAGTCTCTGAAGAAGGTGAATGTTGTCACCTCAATGGAGTACCTTCTTACCTCAATGGAGTACCTTCTTATTTTGAGAATCAAAATCAATATGAGAATACTGATAATTCAATTCCTGGAAATTATTGGAGTACCATGATGGCTTCTCATATTCAAGATACTACATTTCAAGAAGTGCAAAGTCAACATAAAGACACAGACGTGTTAATCTCTGAAGGACATCTGAGTCCCTTGGTGGATATTGATGTAGGAGAATATTCATTTTCCGAGGTAAGAAATAGCATGCTTGGTGAAAAGTtcttaattttgttcatgtgaagAAGGGGAAGCACTCTCATAACTTAAGCTTGCTTTACTGTGATTCTTTTTGCAGAAAGACTCCCAATTGCTGAAAGAGATATTTGCACGTGATGAACAAGAAGACACTGGTTGCTCTGTACTGCAGCAGCCTATTCACAACAAAGAGAACCACAGTCACAGTGGCTTTGGTACCTCTGTGTCTACTTCCACGTGAAATGttcccattaagttccttaatagGAACTAGACAATGTTACGTACTATAACTGGAGACTCAGTAAGTATAGTATGTGGATGGCTAAGGAGGGTAGATTATGTTCCTCTTCTCTGCATTAAATGCCTCATAGAGAAACTAAGACAATGAGTAAAGGAACCAAATGGCTCTAGCTGTGTTTGGTTCCTCGTATCAAAACTATCAATGGTTTGATCTGCCCGTTACCATTGATAGATATGCCACGTTAGACTTGGTTTAGCTCCTTCAGCTTCAAGCTTATATCCTTCGTAATATAGCCTTTTTACTAAAAAAATCTGCAGATATTATTATGTAAATGTCACTCTTATTGAGAGAGATGCGACTTTTGTCCGAGAGTTATGATTATACTACTGTTCTGTTCTGAAGATATTAAAGCGATGTAATATTCCAAGTTATAGTTCTTTTTCTTGTTTGGGAAGGTTTAATTGTATCAGGATCTAGCAACTTGTATCTTCTGGTTATCTACCTCTGAATCCTCGTGCTGTGAAAATGTTGAATAAGAAGTTCTAATGTGATAAATCATGTCCCATTCTTATATTTGCTAGATATGGATTGCTAATGCTTGCATGTGGGTTCCAGGATTGTTGTGATTATGTTTTAGATGGTTAAGAATGATGGGAATTTCAGTTTGTATCTCCAGTTTGTGATGCAACTTTCTAGCTTGTTGAAAGGTGGTGGCCTTCTCATGGTAGCAATTTTGAATGCTGGATTAGATATTGCATTAGGAAAGCAAAATGGAATTATTATATCAATAGTTGAATTGCAGTTAATCGGATGTTGCAATAGGAAAACAAAATGTATTTAGCATCTTGTTGGCATTTTCTGCTGCAATACGCAATGCTTAGCAAGAATTTCAGATTGCGAACGCTTGTTACTTCCTCATGATTCCATTCTATCTATTTTGGGATTGCATCAGGTATTTTAATCTCTCTCCTTTCATCATCTTGCTCTAACTTTCTGCAAAAAGAATCACAGTCATAGCTAGTTCTCAGCATCGAATTGTAATCAACAATGGTAAGCTAGTGCAAAATTGGCACAAAAATTATTTGTAGAGTAGAATCCTAATTTGTAAACTGGAAATCAAATAACTATATAAAATTCTTAGATTTCCCCCGTGGGTTGCCTGTGTTTAGGACCTCTGGGTCGAGTGATCGTGTTTTCCAGGAAAAAACCATATAAATTCAGCAACATTGTAATCAACAATTCTTAGACTTGAAACGTAAAATGAAAGCCATAAAATGCTTAACTGAAAACGAAATTTATAAAAAGTTTGAATTTATAAGAGAACACATGTAACAAATTAtcggattaaatatttatattttaatttataaatatatattttaattaattttatataaattttaaaaaaacgcGCGATTATTCTAGAATGTTCCGGTTAGATGATACAGCGATTTTAAGGGTTTGTTTGTTTTCCTATGGAaggtatattattataaaataaataagcaacgcatattaaaaaataaaaataagttaagtttttaaatatatttttatattattttatttttaattatgaaaaataaaattcttttaattttattgaaaaagcTATTATTTAATATTAGCTGATAAAAGCGCTTTCAGGTTTTCTCagttaaaattttcttaaaaaaaataaaaaataaaaatatttttcatagacTTTCATATTTTTTCCCATATAAATTATTATACTTTTActgattttaatattttatagcaaaatatgaaattaattataattttatatatttttaacataAATATCTTCAAATAAAGTtcaaaaatgtaacaccccaaattttaaatgtattattttgtgagtaatattaatatttttattttatttaaattttagaaaattatttgaaatttttcggattttcgaaatcgggtttgatttcctgaaaatataaaattttgataatttttaaaaattaatttaaaaaccacgtgacaaaactaaaaatatatttggagtctacgaatttttctgagttttttagaatttttttgaaatttttagacctcgttttcgatctcaaggcagagtaaaaattcaaaattttgtatcctgaatcgaaccgaccgaatcgaaccggaccggatcagaCCAACCTAATCAGGccggctcctttttcttcttcttcttctcctctcccGTGCGCGTTCtccttcctctctttctctcctgtTTTCTCTATCCTCCCGCCCCAGCCTGCTGGCCAGCTACCTCCCCCGCCACCCCACCAA harbors:
- the LOC110661684 gene encoding uncharacterized calcium-binding protein At1g02270 isoform X2 → MVAVVDSNANSNVGQLNSGGNETTILNGTISRTSSGFFSPTMTEEPCISCTTFNILAPIYKRLDHQNQNIRESDFRAFWFTRNQRILNWLLFERSSIICLQEFWVGSEELVHVYQERLGVAGYITFQLARTNNRGDGLLTAVHKDYFRVLNYQELLFNDFGDRVAQLLHVQSAVPLVQNQNGDTQQEFLVVNTHLLFPHDSSLSIVRLHQVCKILQYVETYQKENKLSHMPIILCGDWNGSKRGHVYKFLRSQGFVSSYDIAHQYTDSDADAHKWVSHRNHRGNICGVDFIWLRNPIKSGKLLKTSWAEAVFGIIKCQLLKASLNENDAFAFFKADEPGDYITYSAFCEGLRQVNLIGLPCGLSFQQIKDLWILVDNDGNGIVDYEEFKRIWNSACQVEDSAASTDTEPGVEEEAIGFTVKNAFLFPREAEKGMWPENYSLSDHAPLTVVFSPVRIMHSSQKIL
- the LOC110661684 gene encoding uncharacterized calcium-binding protein At1g02270 isoform X1, with amino-acid sequence MVAVVDSNANSNVGQLNSGGNETTILNGTISRTSSGFFSPTMTEEPCISCTTFNILAPIYKRLDHQNQNIRESDFRAFWFTRNQRILNWLLFERSSIICLQEFWVGSEELVHVYQERLGVAGYITFQLARTNNRGDGLLTAVHKDYFRVLNYQELLFNDFGDRVAQLLHVQSAVPLVQNQNGDTQQEFLVVNTHLLFPHDSSLSIVRLHQVCKILQYVETYQKENKLSHMPIILCGDWNGSKRGHVYKFLRSQGFVSSYDIAHQYTDSDADAHKWVSHRNHRGNICGVDFIWLRNPIKSGKLLKTSWAEAVFGIIKCQLLKASLNENDAFAFFKADEPGDYITYSAFCEGLRQVNLIGLPCGLSFQQIKDLWILVDNDGNGIVDYEEFKQRIWNSACQVEDSAASTDTEPGVEEEAIGFTVKNAFLFPREAEKGMWPENYSLSDHAPLTVVFSPVRIMHSSQKIL
- the LOC110661683 gene encoding uncharacterized protein LOC110661683 isoform X3 encodes the protein MAGPMQSAPPGWRFRPTDFELLDHYLKNKRLGHLTHCFDIREFELCDFVPSDLLPESSNEEFYFFCPPENYVEKNGRHKTHRKARSGIWRGTGKTNSVTSEDSDEEIGTRKIFVYYDPKPTKWVMHEYAFTAKLDVPFKGDFVLCKLHINKKQKANKKSEEIEPNSKKRKRNKKSEDMVLGCKKGKSSKKARIDLSNCNKASASTFEKQNLEIMANSACGEDEPPNHMTSDYESQSPNKMASTYDIGESCYRSCPTFEYEDLYDMSAFSTSNRGEESFSIVQNPCGMSAIATYNKGEECLSMTQTPYGVNNVSTCNKVETSCPIASDLEYQNPNEMTVFSSNEKCTPGCQWASGVENQSTYEITTVSTYDKDETSSLMDFHFENQNWFKMTSNSSYDKGKPTNLLDFGSQNPSMNCNISVSEEGEWSHLNRVPSYFENQNQYKNTDNSIPGNYWSQNPSMNSDISVSEEGERIHLNRVPSYFENQNQYENTDKSIPGNYWSQYPSMNSNISVSEEGECCHLNGVPSYLNGVPSYFENQNQYENTDNSIPGNYWSTMMASHIQDTTFQEVQSQHKDTDVLISEGHLSPLVDIDVGEYSFSELALL
- the LOC110661683 gene encoding uncharacterized protein LOC110661683 isoform X1; this translates as MAGPMQSAPPGWRFRPTDFELLDHYLKNKRLGHLTHCFDIREFELCDFVPSDLLPESSNEEFYFFCPPENYVEKNGRHKTHRKARSGIWRGTGKTNSVTSEDSDEEIGTRKIFVYYDPKPTKWVMHEYAFTAKLDVPFKGDFVLCKLHINKKQKANKKSEEIEPNSKKRKRNKKSEDMVLGCKKGKSSKKARIDLSNCNKASASTFEKQNLEIMANSACGEDEPPNHMTSDYESQSPNKMASTYDIGESCYRSCPTFEYEDLYDMSAFSTSNRGEESFSIVQNPCGMSAIATYNKGEECLSMTQTPYGVNNVSTCNKVETSCPIASDLEYQNPNEMTVFSSNEKCTPGCQWASGVENQSTYEITTVSTYDKDETSSLMDFHFENQNWFKMTSNSSYDKGKPTNLLDFGSQNPSMNCNISVSEEGEWSHLNRVPSYFENQNQYKNTDNSIPGNYWSQNPSMNSDISVSEEGERIHLNRVPSYFENQNQYENTDKSIPGNYWSQYPSMNSNISVSEEGECCHLNGVPSYLNGVPSYFENQNQYENTDNSIPGNYWSTMMASHIQDTTFQEVQSQHKDTDVLISEGHLSPLVDIDVGEYSFSEKDSQLLKEIFARDEQEDTGCSVLQQPIHNKENHSHSGFGTSVSTST
- the LOC110661683 gene encoding uncharacterized protein LOC110661683 isoform X2, with the translated sequence MQSAPPGWRFRPTDFELLDHYLKNKRLGHLTHCFDIREFELCDFVPSDLLPESSNEEFYFFCPPENYVEKNGRHKTHRKARSGIWRGTGKTNSVTSEDSDEEIGTRKIFVYYDPKPTKWVMHEYAFTAKLDVPFKGDFVLCKLHINKKQKANKKSEEIEPNSKKRKRNKKSEDMVLGCKKGKSSKKARIDLSNCNKASASTFEKQNLEIMANSACGEDEPPNHMTSDYESQSPNKMASTYDIGESCYRSCPTFEYEDLYDMSAFSTSNRGEESFSIVQNPCGMSAIATYNKGEECLSMTQTPYGVNNVSTCNKVETSCPIASDLEYQNPNEMTVFSSNEKCTPGCQWASGVENQSTYEITTVSTYDKDETSSLMDFHFENQNWFKMTSNSSYDKGKPTNLLDFGSQNPSMNCNISVSEEGEWSHLNRVPSYFENQNQYKNTDNSIPGNYWSQNPSMNSDISVSEEGERIHLNRVPSYFENQNQYENTDKSIPGNYWSQYPSMNSNISVSEEGECCHLNGVPSYLNGVPSYFENQNQYENTDNSIPGNYWSTMMASHIQDTTFQEVQSQHKDTDVLISEGHLSPLVDIDVGEYSFSEKDSQLLKEIFARDEQEDTGCSVLQQPIHNKENHSHSGFGTSVSTST